One Candidatus Methylomirabilota bacterium genomic window, CGCGGGAGGAGGCCCTGCGCTGCGAGCGTGAGGTCCTGGCCGCTCGCGATCGGGGCGAGCGGCCGCCCGACGTGCGGCACGCCCCGCTGTTCACCCCGTATGCGGCCGGCTGGATCGACGAACTCAGAGCTGCCTGGAAACCGAGCACGCTCCAGCAGTATCAGCAGGTGCTCAAGTCCCAGCTCGTGCCGGCGTTGGCCGATGTGCGCCTGAGCGGGATCACCGAATCGCGGGTGCGCCAGCTCCTCACGCGCCTGCAGGACGCCAGCCTCTCGGCGCGCCGGATCAACCTCGTCCTCCTCGTCCTGAAATCCATCGTCCGCACGGCCGTCCGGCGGCGGCTGCTGCGTGAGGATCCGACGGTGGCGGTCCGGCCCTTGAAGGAGCCACGCACCGAGGTCGACCCGCTCGATCCCCAGGAGGTGGACCGGTTTCTCGCCGCCTGCCCGGCCTGGTGGCGGCCGTACTTCACGGTGGCCTTCTACACCGGGGCGCGTCCCAGCGAGCTCGCCGCGCTCAAATGGGGGGACATCGATGGGGTGCGGGAGACGTTTCGGATTCGTGCTGGGCGCTATCGTGGGGTGGAATCGACGCCGAAGACCGCGAGCAGCGTCCGCGACGTCGACCTGCTGCCGCCGGTCGGCGCCGCGCTCAAGGCGCAGAAGGCCCAGCAGGCCGCCGGGCGTCTCACGCGGGGCCAGGGGGCGCCCGAGCCCGGCCAGGATTACGTGTTTACCGGGCCGCACGGGGGCCTGCTGAACCCGAACTTTCTGCGAGACAGGGTGTGGTATCGGGTGCTCGCGACTGCGGGTCTCCGGCGCCGCACGATGTATCAGACGCGGCACACCTTCGCCTCGAATGCGCTCGCGGCGGGCGAGGCGCCCTCGTGGGTGGCCGCGATGCTCGGGCACGCCTCGCCCGAGATGCTGTTCACCGTCTACGCGCGCTACATCCCCAACCGCACGCGGCGGGACGGCAGTGCGCTGGCGACCCGGATGGCCGAGGTGTCCGACGCGGACTCGACGCGATCAGCGGCCAGTGCGGTACTCCCGAAATACTCCCGGTGAACGCCGTCGAGGAAGAATCGCTTAGCGTGATCGCGGCCTTGGGAAATCCTGGTGCCGAAGGGGGGACTCGAACCCCCACACCCTTGCGGGCACATGACCCTGAATCATGCGCGTCTGCCAATTCCGCCACTTCGGCCCGAACGGCGTCAGTCATAATACCTTTCGGACATGGCCAGTCAAGCCGACCGGAGCGCCAAGGACCGCGCCATCGCCACCAACCGGCGCGCGCGGCACGAGTACGAGATCCTCGAGACCGTCGAGGCGGGGCTCGTGCTGCGCGGCACGGAGGTGAAGGCGCTCCGCGCTGGGCAGGTGACCTTCAAGGACGCCTACGCGACCGTCCGGAACGACGAGGGCTGGCTCCTCGGCTGCCACATCAGCCCCTACAGCCACGGCACCGACGCGAACCATGACCCGGAGCGGGACCGAAAGCTCCTCCTGCACCGCCGGGAGCTTACCCGCCTCATGGGCAAGATCGCCGAGCGAGGTTTGACGCTGATCCCCCTTCGTCTATACTTCAAGGATGGTCGCGCGAAGGTGGAGCTGGGCTTGGCGCGCGGCCGCAAGCTTCACGACAAGCGCTCGGCCATCCGCGAGCGCGAGGTGAAGCGCGAGATGGACAAAGCCGCGCGCGCGGCGCAACGAGAAAGGTGAGGAGGGGGCGACAGGTTTCGACGGGGATCAGTGAGGCTCAGGCTGCGTCTCGAGGTTGCTCTCCCCTCGTTAAATAGGGAGCACGGTATAGCTGCCGACACTCAGCTAGCTCTGGCGGCCTAACACCCGTCAGCGTCCGCCGGTTCGAGCCATCGGGGACCGGGAACGGACGTCATACTCTGGTGGCTGGCTCCGAACCTGGCCTCAGGGGAGGGGCGAGAAAAATGAGGCTGGTCCCGCGGCGATCCCGTCGATCGGAGTGCCGGGGGACGAGACGCTGTAGAGTAGATCGGCTATCGACGTAGACGCCTGCGGCTGAGGGTTTCCGGACGTGGGTTCGATTCCCACCGCCTCCACCAATTTCACGCGCACAATCGCTTGAACACTGACGCCACTGCGGTGCTGTTCGACTTCGGGGGAACCCTCGACGCCGACGGGATCCCCTGGAAGGATCGCGTCCACCACCTCTTCGCGGACGCGGGCGTCGTCGTCCCCCGCGAGCGCTTCGACCGCGTCTTCCACGCGGCCGACGACGCGCTCGTCGGCGCGCTGCCGCCGACGCTCTCGCTCGCCGACACCGTCGGGCGCCTGGTGACGGCCGTCGCGGACGCGCTCGGCGTCGCCGACCGCGCCGTGGCCGACGGAGTCGCGCGTCGCTTCCTCGCCGCGGCGCAGGAGCGTCTCGGCGAGAACGCGGCGCTGCTCGAGCGGCTCGCGCGGCGCCACCGGCTCGGGGTCGTCTCGAACTTCTACGGGAACCTCGAGCGCGTGTGCGAGGACGCGGGCATCCGCCGGCTCTTCGGCGCCGTCGTGGACTCCGCGCGCGTCGGCTGCGAGAAGCCGGACCCGCGCATCTTCCGCCACGCGCTCGCGGCGCTCGGCGTCGAGCCCGGCGCCGCGACCTTCGTCGGCGACTCGCTCCCGCGTGACATGGCGGGCGCGCGCGGCGTGGGCATGCGCCACATCTGGCTCGCGGGCGAGGGAGCGTCGCGCGCGGGCCCCTGCTGCCGCGACGACCGCGTGATCCATTCGCTGAAGGACCTCGAGGGGCTCCTCCTGTGAGCGGGCCGCGCCTCACGGGCGGCATCATCGCGGCGGGCGAGGGGAGCCGGCTCCGCGCGGCGGGCTTCACGATGCCGAAGCCGCTCGTGCCCGTCGCCGGCATGCCGCTGATCGAGACCGTCATCGGCAACTTCCGCGCGGCCGGCGTCGGTCCCCTCGTCGTCATCGTCAACGAGCAGGAGCGCGAGGTGCCGGACTGGGTGAGGGCGCGCTTCCCCGACCTCGACGCCGAGTTCATCGTGAAGACGACGCGCTCGTCGCTCGAGAGCTTCCGCGAGGTGGTCGATCGCGCCCCCGCGGGCCGCATGCTGGTCTCGACGGTGGACGCCTGGTGCCGCGAGGCCGACTTCGTGCGCTTCGTCAAGGCCGCGCTGCGGCGTCCCGAGGACGCGACGGTGCTCGCCGTGACGCCGCTCGTCGCCGACGAGAATCCGCTGCGGGTAGACCTCGACGGTGCCGGGCGCGTCCTCTCCATCGGAGGGCCTTCGGGCGAGCTGGTCACGGCCGGGATGTATCTCGTCTCCGCGCGCGCCCGGAGTCTCCGGCCGCCGGCCGGGCTCGGCAGGCTCCGCGAGTTCCTCGCGTGGCTGCCCCAGGCGGGGGAGCCCGTGTACGGCGAGGTGATCGAGACCGTCGTCGACGTGGACCGGCCCGACGACGTGACGCTCGCCGAGGCGCTGGCCTCGGCGGGGCGGGTAATATAGTCGCTCTGAGGAGGGAACGGGTGAAGAACTCGCTCTGCTGGGGCATCTTTCGCGAGGCGGCGCACTCGCCGGGCCGCGAATCCGACGACGCCGAGATCCTGCGGCTTACGGGCAAGCACCTCGAGGCGAAAGGGCTCCAGGTCGTCCTGCGGACCCCGGAGGAGGTCACCGGGCTCCCCGAGGCCCCGCCGCGATTCGTCTTCCTCATGTGCGAGCGCGTCGAGGTGCTCGAGCGGCTCCACGTCCTCGAGGCGAGCGGCGTGCCGCACGTGAACAGCACCCGGTCGGTCCTCAACACGTACCGCGAGCGGATGCTCGAGGCCTTCGCCGAGGCGAACGTGCCCTTCATCGCGAGCCGCCTCGTCCCGACGTCGGCGACGGCGGTGCCCGACGCGCCGCCCGTGTGGGTGAAGCGGGCGGACGTCCACAACACGCAGGAGGGCGACGTGGTCTACGCGCCCGCGGCCGACGCCGTCGCCGCCGCGCTGCGCGGCCTCGCCGCGCGCGGGATCTCGCGCGCGGTGATCCAGCCGCACGTGCCCGGCGACCTCGTGAAGTTCTACGGGATCGGCGCCGGCGGCGGCGCGCACGGCGCGCCGCCGTG contains:
- a CDS encoding site-specific integrase — its product is REEALRCEREVLAARDRGERPPDVRHAPLFTPYAAGWIDELRAAWKPSTLQQYQQVLKSQLVPALADVRLSGITESRVRQLLTRLQDASLSARRINLVLLVLKSIVRTAVRRRLLREDPTVAVRPLKEPRTEVDPLDPQEVDRFLAACPAWWRPYFTVAFYTGARPSELAALKWGDIDGVRETFRIRAGRYRGVESTPKTASSVRDVDLLPPVGAALKAQKAQQAAGRLTRGQGAPEPGQDYVFTGPHGGLLNPNFLRDRVWYRVLATAGLRRRTMYQTRHTFASNALAAGEAPSWVAAMLGHASPEMLFTVYARYIPNRTRRDGSALATRMAEVSDADSTRSAASAVLPKYSR
- the smpB gene encoding SsrA-binding protein SmpB, whose translation is MASQADRSAKDRAIATNRRARHEYEILETVEAGLVLRGTEVKALRAGQVTFKDAYATVRNDEGWLLGCHISPYSHGTDANHDPERDRKLLLHRRELTRLMGKIAERGLTLIPLRLYFKDGRAKVELGLARGRKLHDKRSAIREREVKREMDKAARAAQRER
- a CDS encoding HAD family hydrolase; the encoded protein is MNTDATAVLFDFGGTLDADGIPWKDRVHHLFADAGVVVPRERFDRVFHAADDALVGALPPTLSLADTVGRLVTAVADALGVADRAVADGVARRFLAAAQERLGENAALLERLARRHRLGVVSNFYGNLERVCEDAGIRRLFGAVVDSARVGCEKPDPRIFRHALAALGVEPGAATFVGDSLPRDMAGARGVGMRHIWLAGEGASRAGPCCRDDRVIHSLKDLEGLLL
- a CDS encoding NTP transferase domain-containing protein; amino-acid sequence: MSGPRLTGGIIAAGEGSRLRAAGFTMPKPLVPVAGMPLIETVIGNFRAAGVGPLVVIVNEQEREVPDWVRARFPDLDAEFIVKTTRSSLESFREVVDRAPAGRMLVSTVDAWCREADFVRFVKAALRRPEDATVLAVTPLVADENPLRVDLDGAGRVLSIGGPSGELVTAGMYLVSARARSLRPPAGLGRLREFLAWLPQAGEPVYGEVIETVVDVDRPDDVTLAEALASAGRVI